One Amycolatopsis sp. NBC_00355 genomic window carries:
- a CDS encoding 3-hydroxyacyl-CoA dehydrogenase, which produces MTGWAGKVGRIRVIGTGVMGRGIVQLAATAGVTVELADVRPEAVAKAIEFVGGMVDKLAAKGKLTEEPQAVKDRLVPLDAPDAPADGVDLVVEAVREDLATKRALFAGLERVCPQETIFATNTSSLSVTEIAAELADPGRLVGLHFFNPVPLMRLVEVIPGTRTYDWLPAEALELVRSWGHEPVLAKDAPGFLVNHAGRGLGTEALQILGEALAEPADVDRVARDVLGLKLGPFELLDLTGLDVSHAVLESIWSGFHGDPRLRPSWLTRPRVAAGLFGRKNGEGFYRHVEGKQQNPDEPAAPPKPTGPVFTADEHLARVLSAAGVHVVSDAYPDAVLLVPLYGESTVDAATRDGLPLARVAGVDPLGGYERRLTLSVHPGLDPAAGRAAWGALAATGKPVTVVRDGPAPIAQRLLASIVNTACFIAGHHLASPADIDTAVHLGLGYPRGPLAWGDLVGGDVVLRILRGLEAATGDPRYRPSPWLTERVALGLPLTSAGTRPADLLT; this is translated from the coding sequence GTGACGGGGTGGGCCGGGAAGGTCGGCAGGATCCGGGTGATCGGGACCGGGGTGATGGGCCGCGGGATCGTCCAGCTCGCCGCGACCGCGGGGGTGACCGTCGAGCTGGCCGACGTCCGGCCCGAAGCGGTCGCGAAGGCGATCGAATTCGTCGGCGGGATGGTCGACAAGCTCGCCGCCAAGGGCAAGCTCACCGAGGAACCGCAGGCAGTGAAGGACCGGCTCGTCCCCCTCGACGCGCCGGACGCGCCCGCCGACGGCGTCGACCTGGTCGTCGAAGCCGTGCGCGAGGATCTCGCGACGAAGCGGGCGCTGTTCGCCGGCCTGGAGCGCGTCTGTCCACAGGAGACGATCTTCGCGACGAACACCAGCTCGCTGTCGGTCACCGAGATCGCCGCCGAACTGGCCGATCCCGGCCGGCTCGTCGGCCTGCACTTCTTCAACCCGGTGCCGCTGATGCGCCTGGTCGAGGTGATCCCGGGCACGCGGACGTACGACTGGCTACCCGCCGAGGCGCTCGAACTGGTCCGCAGCTGGGGCCACGAGCCGGTGCTCGCGAAGGACGCGCCGGGCTTCCTGGTCAACCACGCCGGGCGCGGGCTCGGCACCGAAGCACTGCAGATCCTCGGTGAGGCGCTCGCCGAACCGGCCGACGTCGACCGCGTCGCGCGGGACGTGCTCGGCCTGAAGCTCGGCCCGTTCGAGCTGCTCGACCTGACCGGCCTCGACGTTTCGCACGCCGTGCTGGAGAGCATCTGGAGCGGCTTCCACGGCGACCCGCGGCTGCGGCCGTCGTGGCTGACGCGCCCGCGCGTCGCCGCCGGCCTGTTCGGCCGCAAGAACGGCGAAGGCTTCTACCGGCACGTCGAGGGCAAGCAGCAGAACCCGGACGAGCCGGCGGCGCCGCCGAAGCCGACGGGCCCGGTGTTCACCGCCGACGAGCACCTCGCCCGCGTGCTGTCGGCGGCCGGCGTGCACGTGGTGTCGGACGCCTACCCGGACGCGGTCCTGCTCGTCCCGCTCTACGGCGAGTCCACAGTGGATGCCGCCACCCGCGACGGACTGCCGCTCGCGCGCGTCGCCGGCGTCGACCCCCTCGGCGGTTACGAACGACGGCTGACGCTGTCGGTGCACCCCGGTCTCGACCCGGCGGCGGGCCGCGCGGCCTGGGGCGCCCTGGCAGCCACCGGCAAACCCGTGACGGTCGTCCGCGACGGCCCGGCCCCGATCGCCCAGCGCCTGCTGGCGTCCATTGTGAACACGGCGTGCTTCATCGCGGGCCACCACCTGGCGAGCCCGGCGGACATCGACACGGCGGTCCACCTCGGCCTCGGTTACCCGCGCGGCCCGCTGGCCTGGGGTGACCTGGTCGGCGGCGACGTCGTGCTGCGCATCCTGCGCGGTCTCGAAGCCGCCACCGGCGACCCGCGCTACCGGCCGAGCCCGTGGCTCACCGAGCGCGTCGCCCTCGGCCTGCCGTTGACGTCGGCCGGCACGAGGCCGGCGGACCTGCTCACCTGA
- a CDS encoding nitroreductase family deazaflavin-dependent oxidoreductase, with the protein MTETRYLKPAKSTNVFNELVARLTKMGVSVLGSRVLTVVGRKSGEPRSTPVNLLTIDGVDYLVAARGETQWVRNLRVAGQGQLRVGRRDETFTYRELADDEKPAILRAYLKRWKFEVSAFFEGVDAKASDEQLREIAPGYPVFEIITK; encoded by the coding sequence ATGACCGAGACCCGCTACCTGAAGCCCGCCAAGTCCACCAACGTCTTCAACGAGCTGGTCGCGAGGCTGACCAAGATGGGCGTGAGCGTCCTGGGCAGCCGGGTGCTCACGGTCGTCGGCCGCAAGTCCGGCGAGCCGCGTTCGACGCCGGTCAACCTGCTGACCATCGACGGTGTCGACTACCTCGTCGCCGCCCGCGGCGAGACGCAGTGGGTGCGCAACCTGCGCGTCGCGGGGCAGGGCCAGCTGCGCGTCGGCCGGCGCGACGAGACCTTCACCTACCGCGAGCTGGCCGACGACGAGAAGCCCGCGATCCTGCGCGCCTACCTCAAGCGCTGGAAGTTCGAGGTCAGCGCGTTCTTCGAGGGCGTCGACGCCAAGGCGTCGGACGAGCAGCTGCGCGAGATCGCCCCCGGCTACCCGGTCTTCGAGATCATCACGAAGTAG
- a CDS encoding response regulator transcription factor produces the protein MIRVLLADDHAMFRSGMRALLDTQPDFTCVGEASDGREAVAETARLRPDVAVLDVRMPRLDGLAATEAILAAPGNDTRVLVLTTYDADEYVYRALRAGASGFLLKSLAPEELVAAIRVAARGDALIDPSVTRRLVAKFTSVLEPAAVEPPEVARLTSREREVLLLLADACSNAEIARQLHVGEETVKTHVSRVLAKLGLPDRVHAVVYAYKHKLVPGD, from the coding sequence ATGATCCGCGTCCTGCTGGCCGACGACCACGCGATGTTCCGCTCCGGGATGCGCGCGCTGCTCGACACCCAGCCCGACTTCACCTGCGTCGGCGAGGCGTCCGACGGCCGGGAGGCAGTGGCCGAGACGGCCCGGCTGCGCCCGGACGTCGCGGTCCTCGACGTCCGGATGCCCCGCCTCGACGGCCTCGCCGCGACCGAGGCGATCCTCGCCGCGCCGGGCAACGACACCCGCGTCCTCGTGCTCACCACCTACGACGCCGACGAGTACGTCTACCGCGCGCTGCGGGCCGGGGCGAGCGGCTTCCTGCTGAAGAGCCTGGCGCCGGAGGAGCTGGTGGCGGCGATCCGCGTCGCGGCCCGCGGCGACGCGCTGATCGACCCGTCGGTGACCCGGCGGCTGGTCGCGAAGTTCACGTCGGTGCTCGAGCCGGCCGCCGTCGAACCGCCCGAGGTCGCGCGGCTGACCTCGCGGGAGCGGGAAGTGCTGCTGCTGCTCGCCGACGCCTGCAGCAACGCCGAGATCGCGCGGCAGCTGCACGTCGGCGAAGAGACCGTGAAGACCCACGTGTCGCGGGTGCTCGCGAAGCTCGGGCTGCCCGACCGCGTGCACGCCGTCGTCTACGCCTACAAGCACAAACTCGTACCCGGCGACTGA
- a CDS encoding response regulator transcription factor, translating into MTAMNATSPGPGKADLRRADGSPVRVLVVDDEATLAELVSMALRMEGWEVRSAGDGTEAVRIARDFRPDAVVLDVMLPDFSGLEVLRRMRSEAPHLPVLFLTAKDAVEDRIAGLTAGGDDYVTKPFSLEEVALRLRALLRRAGGVTGASGSSLVVGDLTLDEDSREVHRGGDLVPLTATEFELLRYLMRNPKRVLSKAQILDRVWSYDFGGQANIVELYISYLRKKIDADREPMIHTMRGAGYVLKPAG; encoded by the coding sequence ATGACCGCTATGAACGCCACGTCACCCGGCCCCGGCAAGGCCGACCTGCGCCGCGCCGACGGGAGCCCCGTCCGGGTCCTCGTCGTCGACGACGAGGCGACGCTGGCCGAGCTCGTCTCGATGGCCCTGCGGATGGAGGGCTGGGAGGTGCGCAGCGCGGGCGACGGCACCGAGGCCGTCCGGATCGCGCGCGACTTCCGGCCCGACGCGGTCGTCCTCGACGTCATGCTCCCCGACTTCAGCGGCCTCGAAGTGCTGCGGCGCATGCGGTCCGAGGCGCCGCACCTGCCTGTGCTGTTCCTGACGGCGAAGGACGCGGTCGAGGACCGCATCGCCGGGCTCACCGCGGGCGGCGACGACTACGTCACCAAGCCGTTCAGCCTCGAAGAAGTCGCGCTGCGCCTGCGCGCGCTGCTGCGCCGGGCGGGCGGGGTGACCGGCGCGAGCGGGTCGTCACTGGTCGTCGGCGACCTCACGCTGGACGAGGACAGCCGCGAGGTGCACCGCGGCGGCGACCTGGTGCCGTTGACGGCGACCGAGTTCGAGCTGCTGCGCTACCTCATGCGCAACCCGAAGCGGGTGCTGTCGAAGGCGCAGATCCTGGACCGCGTGTGGAGCTACGACTTCGGCGGCCAGGCCAACATCGTCGAGCTCTACATCTCCTACCTGCGCAAGAAGATCGACGCCGACCGCGAGCCGATGATCCACACCATGCGGGGCGCCGGGTATGTCCTCAAGCCAGCGGGCTGA
- a CDS encoding TetR/AcrR family transcriptional regulator has translation MTATRTARERARAELTQEIKDEARRQLAEVGANGLSLRAVARELGMVSSALYRYFPSRDRLLTDLIVDAYNAIGEAAEGADPGKGEPRDRWLAIWHATREWARAHPHEYALIYGSPIPGYQAPQDTVAPAARVALALVKVLTHTELRAVDGDVAPKLRAQAETLTKVLGIVAGPETVARLLMAWTQLFGAINFDLFGQYVGSVDPADEFFTHTAKRMAEFVGL, from the coding sequence ATGACCGCGACCCGGACCGCGCGCGAACGTGCCCGCGCCGAACTCACCCAGGAGATCAAGGACGAGGCCCGCCGCCAGCTCGCCGAAGTCGGCGCGAACGGGCTCTCCCTGCGCGCCGTGGCGCGTGAGCTGGGCATGGTCTCGTCCGCGTTGTACCGCTACTTCCCCAGCCGCGACCGGCTGCTGACCGACCTGATCGTCGACGCCTACAACGCGATCGGCGAGGCGGCCGAGGGCGCCGACCCCGGGAAGGGCGAACCACGCGACCGGTGGCTCGCGATCTGGCACGCGACGCGCGAGTGGGCCCGCGCGCACCCGCACGAGTACGCGCTGATCTACGGCTCGCCGATCCCCGGCTACCAGGCCCCGCAGGACACCGTCGCGCCGGCCGCCCGCGTCGCGCTGGCCCTGGTCAAGGTGCTCACGCACACCGAGCTGCGGGCGGTCGACGGCGACGTCGCGCCCAAGCTGCGGGCCCAGGCCGAAACGCTCACGAAAGTCCTCGGGATCGTCGCCGGACCCGAGACGGTGGCCCGGCTGCTCATGGCGTGGACCCAGCTGTTCGGCGCGATCAACTTCGACCTGTTCGGCCAGTACGTCGGCAGCGTCGACCCGGCCGACGAGTTCTTCACCCACACGGCGAAGCGGATGGCGGAGTTCGTCGGTCTCTAA
- a CDS encoding TetR/AcrR family transcriptional regulator — MAGKRLTRAESRERTKERLLDAAAALFAERGVNGTSVEQIAERAGYTRGAFYGNFEGKHELVVALLEQRRSQEAAEVRGLSGDVLARLKEWHAERAEHLPEWFALRTELTLYALRNPGARPAVGENERAARELIESGVRATFAARGVEPPADPAFLALIIHALEDGLLRQRYLSPEGTSDTVIVDAVELLLRTWLR; from the coding sequence GTGGCAGGGAAGCGCCTGACGCGGGCGGAAAGCCGCGAACGGACCAAGGAGCGGCTGCTCGACGCGGCGGCCGCGCTGTTCGCCGAGCGCGGCGTCAACGGCACGTCGGTCGAGCAGATCGCCGAACGCGCCGGTTACACGCGCGGCGCGTTCTATGGCAACTTCGAGGGCAAGCACGAGCTGGTCGTGGCGCTGCTGGAGCAGCGACGTTCGCAGGAAGCGGCCGAGGTGAGGGGCTTGTCCGGCGACGTCCTGGCCCGGCTGAAGGAGTGGCACGCCGAGCGCGCCGAGCACCTGCCGGAGTGGTTCGCCCTGCGCACCGAGCTGACGCTGTACGCGCTGCGCAACCCCGGGGCCCGGCCGGCGGTCGGGGAGAACGAACGCGCGGCGCGCGAGCTGATCGAGTCGGGGGTGCGGGCGACGTTCGCCGCGCGCGGGGTCGAGCCGCCGGCCGATCCGGCGTTCCTCGCGCTGATCATCCACGCGCTGGAGGACGGCCTGCTCCGGCAGCGCTACCTGAGCCCGGAGGGCACGAGCGACACCGTGATCGTCGACGCCGTCGAGCTGCTGCTGCGGACCTGGCTGCGTTAG
- a CDS encoding sensor histidine kinase: MYDIRGSLRRQSLLVAVVCVVCDAVLFGVRGPLGNGHWQPWAVLLGGVAVNAALAGPARYSGWVSLAHALLFAASPLLISTTAGYVVGNNAGVLIAGYRAGAWLRPKPAVLALLAMVAGVTAGCVEGGGRTANDLRLMAVSVSVSALLPWLVGRYTTARRAYIADLEREADERRQHEEAAVRRAVTEERTTIARDLHDVISHHVSAIGVHAGAARLGLPEGDSPVRKSLGAVESASRSAMADLRRLLDLLHAETDAAQPGLDNLDELVETVRAAGLPTRLTLLGEPRELPGSLDVALYRIAQEGLTNALRHGVGPVEVELNHGRTEIVLTVTNGLRPGRTSRGEHPHRGLAGIRRRVTLFGGQVAYGEDGPRWQLRTTFPVEST; the protein is encoded by the coding sequence GTGTACGACATCAGGGGGTCACTTCGGCGGCAGTCGCTGCTCGTCGCGGTGGTCTGCGTCGTCTGTGACGCGGTCCTCTTCGGCGTGCGCGGACCGCTCGGCAACGGCCACTGGCAGCCGTGGGCCGTGCTGCTCGGCGGCGTCGCCGTCAACGCCGCGCTCGCCGGGCCGGCCCGCTACTCGGGCTGGGTCTCGCTGGCGCACGCCCTGCTCTTCGCGGCCTCGCCGCTGCTGATCAGCACCACCGCGGGGTACGTCGTCGGCAACAACGCGGGCGTCCTGATCGCGGGGTACCGCGCGGGCGCCTGGCTGCGCCCGAAACCGGCGGTGCTCGCGCTCCTGGCGATGGTCGCCGGCGTCACCGCGGGCTGCGTCGAAGGCGGCGGCCGGACCGCGAACGACCTGCGGCTGATGGCGGTGAGCGTCAGCGTGAGCGCGCTCCTGCCGTGGCTGGTCGGCCGGTACACGACGGCGCGGCGGGCATACATCGCCGACCTCGAACGCGAAGCGGACGAACGCCGTCAGCACGAAGAAGCGGCCGTGCGACGGGCCGTCACCGAGGAGCGCACGACGATCGCGCGCGACCTGCACGACGTCATCTCCCACCACGTCAGCGCCATCGGCGTGCACGCCGGCGCGGCCCGGCTCGGGCTGCCCGAAGGGGACTCGCCGGTGCGCAAGTCGCTCGGCGCGGTCGAGTCCGCGAGCCGCTCGGCGATGGCCGACCTGCGCCGCCTGCTCGACCTCCTGCACGCCGAAACCGACGCCGCCCAGCCCGGTCTGGACAACCTCGACGAGCTGGTCGAGACCGTCCGCGCGGCCGGCCTGCCGACCCGGCTGACGCTGCTCGGCGAACCCCGCGAGCTGCCCGGCTCGCTCGACGTCGCGCTGTACCGGATCGCGCAGGAGGGCCTGACCAACGCGCTGCGCCACGGTGTGGGCCCGGTCGAAGTCGAACTAAACCACGGCCGCACCGAAATCGTGCTCACGGTGACCAACGGCCTGCGACCCGGCCGCACCTCCCGCGGCGAGCACCCGCACCGCGGCCTGGCGGGGATCCGCCGGCGCGTCACCCTGTTCGGCGGCCAGGTCGCCTACGGCGAAGACGGCCCGCGCTGGCAGCTCCGCACGACCTTCCCGGTGGAGAGCACATGA
- a CDS encoding PQQ-dependent sugar dehydrogenase, which translates to MALGKLRALRHALVAVVLTGALLPAVTTGVAAAATLPQGFVLRDTDTGLGQYQLTDFAYLPDNSILATGKSGSVRWLPVSGTGKTIASLPVRTDEDLGLVGLAVAPDYATSHTIYLSRSINVTGGFVMRMSRFTVTVDTAGAPTGLTGEQTLFEVPGIFNVHGINGINAAADGTLWMSIGDNGDFRKVDPGSLRAQDINQPYGKVFHLTADGKGVPGNPYYDATNPASTASKVFARGFRNPFRFSIDPNLGLPIVGDVGWNTWEEVDVVQRGANQGWPCWEGNHPTPGFSGLAECAGVANQPPIFEYQHGNGTMQGNSVTSGIVYNGSSYPAAYRGSFFFGDYVTNKIWTMRYDAQGKLTQAPENPPAFTGIGGPTKFAAAPNGDIVFADILSGNLRRLTYSAGNTAPVASASSTTDPDTRTVSFDGSASVDYDNDLLKYDWDFGDGTTAADAGPKVTHTYAAGTESFTAKLTVRDPLGATGTTTVAVAPGNHTPQLTLTTPGDTATFAVDQQVALSATATDAEDGALPITWTTAVRHCPSEATCHSHPGVGGTGADFAQPFTEHPDSRQEFTATVTDSAGVSTSKTYVAQPRRHRLTLLSTQPAALSIPVEGGVSTSLVTEGANFDVEAAPLGIDGVSKFTGWQGGPTDTTWVITVGTGDMTLTANYATPIDQRYDADPAVRTLLGAPTAAEVTDGTVHYRTYANGRLYWSAATGAKYVTGPVLDKYVSYGGHSVLGPPTSDTASTPDGVAQFNHFINNGNVGSIYYTAATGAHAIYGENRKKWAALDYERGLGYPTTDEAGTPDGAGRYNHFIKGGNVGSIYYTSANGAHAIFGEIRKKWAELGYERGLGYPTTDEGGTPDGLGRFNHFSLGHSIYYTVATGAHAVKGEIRKRWAALGWERSYLRYPTTDEYVTNGVYRSDFQGGYITFTLAGGAVDRPW; encoded by the coding sequence ATGGCCTTGGGAAAGCTTCGAGCACTACGTCACGCTCTCGTGGCGGTCGTGCTCACGGGGGCATTGCTGCCGGCCGTGACCACTGGGGTGGCAGCGGCGGCGACACTCCCGCAGGGATTCGTCCTGCGGGACACGGACACCGGACTCGGTCAGTACCAGCTGACCGACTTCGCTTATCTGCCGGACAATTCGATCCTCGCCACCGGGAAGAGCGGCAGCGTCCGCTGGTTGCCGGTGAGCGGGACGGGCAAGACGATCGCGTCACTGCCGGTCCGCACGGACGAGGACCTCGGTCTCGTCGGGCTGGCCGTCGCACCGGACTACGCGACTTCGCACACCATCTACCTTTCGCGGTCGATCAACGTCACCGGCGGCTTCGTCATGCGGATGTCGCGGTTCACCGTGACCGTGGACACCGCGGGCGCGCCGACCGGGCTGACCGGTGAGCAGACGCTGTTCGAGGTGCCCGGCATCTTCAACGTCCACGGCATCAACGGCATCAACGCCGCGGCCGACGGCACGCTCTGGATGTCCATCGGCGACAACGGCGACTTCCGGAAGGTGGACCCGGGCTCGCTGCGCGCCCAGGACATCAACCAGCCCTACGGCAAGGTCTTCCACCTGACGGCCGACGGCAAGGGCGTGCCGGGGAACCCGTACTACGACGCGACCAACCCGGCGTCGACCGCGAGCAAGGTGTTCGCGCGCGGCTTCCGCAACCCGTTCCGGTTCAGCATCGACCCGAACCTCGGCCTGCCGATCGTCGGCGACGTCGGCTGGAACACGTGGGAAGAGGTCGACGTCGTCCAGCGCGGCGCCAACCAGGGCTGGCCGTGCTGGGAAGGCAACCACCCGACGCCCGGCTTCAGCGGCCTCGCGGAGTGCGCCGGCGTGGCGAACCAGCCGCCGATCTTCGAATACCAGCACGGCAACGGCACCATGCAGGGCAACAGCGTCACCAGCGGGATCGTCTACAACGGATCCAGCTACCCGGCCGCCTACCGCGGATCGTTCTTCTTCGGCGACTACGTGACGAACAAGATCTGGACGATGCGGTACGACGCCCAGGGCAAGCTCACGCAGGCCCCGGAGAACCCGCCGGCCTTCACCGGCATCGGCGGCCCGACGAAGTTCGCGGCGGCGCCCAACGGCGACATCGTCTTCGCGGACATCCTGTCCGGCAACCTGCGCCGGCTGACGTACTCGGCCGGCAACACCGCGCCGGTGGCGAGCGCGTCGTCGACCACCGACCCGGACACGCGGACCGTCTCCTTCGACGGCTCGGCCTCGGTCGACTACGACAACGACCTGCTGAAGTACGACTGGGACTTCGGGGACGGGACGACCGCCGCCGACGCCGGCCCGAAGGTGACCCACACCTACGCGGCGGGCACCGAGTCGTTCACCGCGAAGCTGACGGTCCGGGACCCGCTCGGGGCCACCGGCACGACCACCGTCGCGGTCGCACCCGGCAACCACACCCCGCAGCTCACCCTGACCACGCCGGGCGACACCGCGACGTTCGCGGTGGACCAGCAGGTCGCGCTCAGTGCCACCGCGACGGACGCGGAGGACGGCGCGCTGCCGATCACCTGGACCACCGCGGTGCGGCACTGCCCGAGCGAGGCGACGTGCCACTCGCACCCGGGTGTCGGCGGCACCGGGGCGGACTTCGCCCAGCCGTTCACCGAGCACCCGGACTCCCGGCAGGAGTTCACCGCCACGGTGACCGACAGCGCGGGCGTGTCGACGTCGAAGACGTACGTCGCGCAGCCGCGCCGCCACCGCCTGACCCTGCTCAGCACGCAGCCCGCGGCGCTGAGCATCCCGGTCGAGGGCGGTGTCAGCACGTCGCTGGTCACCGAGGGTGCGAACTTCGACGTCGAGGCCGCGCCGCTGGGCATCGACGGCGTCTCGAAGTTCACCGGCTGGCAGGGCGGCCCGACGGACACCACGTGGGTCATCACGGTCGGCACGGGTGACATGACGCTGACGGCGAACTACGCCACGCCGATCGACCAGCGCTACGACGCCGACCCGGCGGTGCGGACGCTGCTCGGCGCGCCGACGGCGGCCGAGGTCACCGACGGCACGGTCCACTACCGGACCTACGCGAACGGCCGGCTGTACTGGAGTGCCGCGACCGGGGCGAAGTACGTGACCGGCCCGGTGCTGGACAAGTACGTGTCCTACGGCGGCCACAGCGTCCTCGGCCCGCCGACGAGCGACACCGCGTCCACGCCGGACGGGGTCGCGCAGTTCAACCACTTCATCAACAACGGGAACGTCGGTTCGATCTACTACACGGCCGCGACCGGCGCGCACGCGATCTACGGCGAGAACCGCAAGAAGTGGGCGGCGCTCGACTACGAGCGCGGGCTCGGCTACCCGACGACCGACGAAGCCGGTACGCCGGACGGTGCCGGCCGGTACAACCACTTCATCAAGGGTGGCAACGTCGGCTCGATCTACTACACGAGCGCGAACGGCGCGCACGCGATCTTCGGTGAGATCCGGAAGAAGTGGGCGGAGCTCGGGTACGAGCGCGGGCTCGGCTACCCGACGACCGACGAAGGCGGCACGCCGGACGGCCTCGGCCGGTTCAACCACTTCAGCCTCGGCCACTCGATCTACTACACGGTGGCCACCGGAGCGCACGCCGTGAAGGGCGAGATCCGGAAGCGCTGGGCCGCGCTCGGCTGGGAGCGGTCGTACCTGCGGTACCCGACGACCGACGAGTACGTGACGAACGGGGTGTACCGCAGCGACTTCCAGGGCGGCTACATCACGTTCACCCTCGCCGGCGGGGCGGTCGACCGCCCCTGGTGA
- a CDS encoding sensor histidine kinase: protein MSSSQRAERRRFGTQRPWSLRRRLIFQLAALLALVCLVVGVVTEFALSEFLVRQQDDRLAAATDRAKHGGERPPWTYGDAPPPDPLRALGQGEGTLAAVQVGSRGTGAVLDSSVGSPTKRRAPYRQLDEGQVRTLLALPSDGKPHSVVLSGSLGAYRVVSTASPSGDKTVIGLPLKDVNETLWRLGFILGGVALAGILVAGAVGAATIRRTMQPLDRLAATATRVSELPLDRGEVALSERVPEADTNPNTEVGKVGSALNRMLQHIANALTARQASESRVRQFVADASHELRTPLAAIRGYAELTRRSGEQVPPDVAFAMSRVESESRRMTTLVEDLLLLARLDSGRAVVPEWVDLCRLVADAVADAHVAGPDHKWLMDVPGEPIGVLGDAGQLHQVVINVLANARTHTPAGTTVTTTLSTSDGFVRLRVADDGPGIPPEILPDVFERFARGDNSRSRAAGSTGLGLAIVAAVVSAHRGRVGVQSRPGRTEFEIVFAEAPAPD, encoded by the coding sequence ATGTCCTCAAGCCAGCGGGCTGAGCGGCGGCGGTTCGGGACGCAGCGGCCGTGGTCGTTGCGCCGTCGGCTGATCTTCCAGCTCGCCGCGCTGCTCGCGCTCGTATGCCTGGTCGTCGGTGTGGTGACGGAGTTCGCGCTCAGCGAGTTCCTGGTGCGCCAGCAGGACGACCGGCTCGCCGCGGCCACCGACCGCGCCAAGCACGGCGGTGAACGGCCGCCCTGGACCTACGGTGACGCGCCGCCGCCGGACCCGCTGCGGGCGCTGGGCCAGGGCGAGGGCACGCTCGCCGCCGTCCAGGTCGGTTCGCGGGGCACCGGGGCCGTGCTCGACTCCAGCGTGGGCTCGCCGACCAAGCGGCGGGCGCCGTACCGGCAGCTCGACGAGGGCCAGGTACGGACGCTGCTGGCGTTGCCGTCCGACGGGAAGCCGCACAGCGTCGTCCTCAGCGGCAGCCTCGGGGCCTACCGCGTCGTCTCGACGGCGTCTCCCAGCGGCGACAAGACCGTCATCGGCCTGCCGCTGAAGGACGTCAACGAGACGCTCTGGCGGCTGGGCTTCATCCTCGGCGGCGTCGCGCTCGCCGGGATCCTGGTCGCGGGCGCGGTCGGCGCGGCGACGATCCGCCGCACGATGCAGCCGCTGGACCGGCTGGCCGCGACCGCCACGCGCGTCTCGGAACTGCCGCTGGACCGCGGTGAGGTCGCGCTGTCCGAGCGGGTTCCGGAGGCCGACACCAACCCGAACACCGAGGTCGGCAAGGTCGGCTCGGCGCTGAACCGGATGCTGCAGCACATCGCGAACGCGCTGACCGCGCGGCAGGCGAGCGAAAGCCGCGTGCGCCAGTTCGTCGCGGACGCGAGTCACGAACTGCGGACACCCCTGGCCGCGATCCGCGGGTACGCGGAGCTGACCCGGCGCAGCGGCGAGCAGGTGCCGCCGGACGTCGCGTTCGCGATGAGCCGCGTCGAGTCGGAGTCGCGGCGGATGACGACGCTGGTGGAGGACCTGCTGCTGCTCGCCCGGCTGGACTCGGGCCGCGCGGTGGTGCCGGAGTGGGTCGACCTGTGCCGGCTGGTGGCCGACGCGGTCGCGGACGCGCACGTCGCGGGCCCGGACCACAAGTGGCTGATGGACGTCCCGGGTGAGCCGATCGGCGTGCTCGGCGACGCGGGTCAGCTGCACCAGGTGGTGATCAACGTGCTGGCCAACGCCCGCACGCACACCCCGGCGGGCACGACCGTGACGACCACACTGTCCACTTCGGACGGTTTTGTGCGGTTGCGGGTGGCCGACGACGGCCCGGGCATCCCGCCGGAAATCCTCCCGGACGTCTTCGAGCGCTTCGCCCGCGGCGACAATTCGCGTTCCCGCGCGGCGGGCAGCACAGGCCTCGGGCTGGCGATCGTGGCGGCGGTGGTGAGCGCGCACCGCGGCCGGGTCGGAGTGCAAAGCCGTCCAGGCCGCACGGAGTTCGAGATCGTCTTCGCGGAGGCCCCCGCCCCAGACTGA
- a CDS encoding L,D-transpeptidase codes for MRIRRAVAGLSTLVAAAVLTACSAGGTADVRLAAETPKSTSDITTAPATTTPAKPVMAAGVPCTITATACVSLSGKQAWLLDEGKIVYGPVKIMPGKKGSTTPLGTWHVLYKEKMHLSREFDNAPMPNSVFFYNGVAFHEGSLAKYSNGCVHLSAPASLKFFSSLSKGDEVQVVR; via the coding sequence ATGCGGATTCGTCGTGCGGTGGCCGGTCTGTCCACTTTGGTCGCCGCGGCGGTGCTGACCGCGTGCTCGGCCGGGGGTACCGCGGATGTCCGGCTGGCGGCCGAGACACCGAAGTCCACTTCGGACATTACGACGGCGCCCGCCACGACGACGCCGGCCAAGCCCGTGATGGCGGCCGGGGTGCCGTGCACGATCACCGCGACGGCCTGCGTTTCGCTGTCCGGCAAGCAGGCCTGGCTGCTCGACGAAGGCAAGATCGTCTACGGCCCGGTGAAGATCATGCCCGGCAAGAAGGGCAGCACCACGCCGCTCGGCACGTGGCACGTGCTCTACAAGGAGAAGATGCACCTCAGCCGGGAGTTCGACAACGCGCCGATGCCCAACTCGGTGTTCTTCTACAACGGCGTCGCGTTCCATGAGGGCAGCTTGGCCAAGTACTCCAACGGTTGTGTGCACCTCTCCGCGCCGGCGTCGCTGAAGTTCTTCTCCTCGCTGAGCAAGGGTGACGAGGTCCAGGTCGTCAGGTGA